From Acidobacteriota bacterium:
GGATGCTCGTCCGGGCCGCTCTTGGCGCGGACCCGCTCGACCCTGCTCGCCTCGCGCCGGCCGATGTAGTGGCGTTCATCACATCGCTACGAGGACGGTTCTCTCCTGGCTCGATGCGGACCGTGCGGTCGACGTTGCGGTCGTTCTTCCGGTTCCTGCGCTTCGAGGGTTCTGCGGCGACGAGCTCGAGCGCAACCTCGGACCGGACAACCGTTTTCGATACCGCGGACGATCTCATTGCGACCGTGACGCTGTTGAGCACGACACCTACCGGTCCCGTTCGCGGAAGGGCCGGGTGATCGCTGGGTCCGTACGAAACAGAAGACCGCGGGACTCATTGGAACTAGCCCCCCCACGCTGCCGCCGCCACCCGGTGCACCGCCGAATGACGTTGTCTGTCTCGAAACACCCTTCCAGCTCAGGGTTGCCCGACAGCGTATCGGACGAATATTGCACGACGGTGGTGCCGGTCATGACGCCGGGGGTGTCCGCCCGTGACTCCCAGGACATCAAGCGTGCCCGAATCTCGCCGGTGTCGTTCGGCAGGCGGAACGCGACCTCGTCGGACGTCAAGGTGAGCCTCCCATCGATCGAGATCGTCCCGGACTGGACGGTCCACTCGTAGTTCGGCGGCGCGGTGAACGTGCTCGCCACCGACCCGGTGACCGTTGCGCCGTCCTGCGTGAAGTTGACTGTCAGGGGTATCCAGGAAGCGCAGTCAGGCAGGCTGTTGCAGTTCTCCTCGTCCAATGCCTGCCAGTCCGGCGGCACGGTTATGCTCGTCACGTTCAGGTCACCCTCCCAATGTCCATGGAACTCCGGGAAGACCCGGATGCTTAGCGAGCCTTGCCCGCCGGACGGGACCTGGGCGGATATCGTCGCCTCGCCGGCCGAGACGGCGGTCACGAGGCCCGACGACGACACGGTCGCAACGGCCGGGGCATCCGACTCCCAGACTGCATTGGTGACGGCCTGTGTGCCAGTGCCGCTCGACGAAAGGCTTGCCTGAAACTGCACCTCGTCGCCGATGTAGATCGTGCCGTGGTTCTCGGGATAGGTGACGGAGACGCTCGACGTCGTGACCGGCGACGGCGCGCTGAGAC
This genomic window contains:
- a CDS encoding Ig-like domain-containing protein, whose protein sequence is MSVDKGRRHRLPVARRRKTVKSRLHAIVRRTNRDLACGLLAAACLLAVACGGDSGGLSAPSPVTTSSVSVTYPENHGTIYIGDEVQFQASLSSSGTGTQAVTNAVWESDAPAVATVSSSGLVTAVSAGEATISAQVPSGGQGSLSIRVFPEFHGHWEGDLNVTSITVPPDWQALDEENCNSLPDCASWIPLTVNFTQDGATVTGSVASTFTAPPNYEWTVQSGTISIDGRLTLTSDEVAFRLPNDTGEIRARLMSWESRADTPGVMTGTTVVQYSSDTLSGNPELEGCFETDNVIRRCTGWRRQRGGASSNESRGLLFRTDPAITRPFRERDR